In Methanosarcina barkeri MS, a single window of DNA contains:
- a CDS encoding pyridoxamine 5'-phosphate oxidase family protein, with the protein MSSDLIDYFNKSPRLGVLSTASTDGKVNSAVFGSPQMIDENTVIAATADNRTFANLQENPYALYTIMEPGDSITEWKGIRVYMKLKECATSGELLDMIRNEAAKFVGEEGAEMIYAALTFEIYEVRPLVDLGQGWEKSI; encoded by the coding sequence ATGTCATCAGACTTAATAGATTATTTCAACAAATCGCCCAGGCTTGGAGTTCTCAGCACAGCAAGCACTGACGGAAAGGTAAATTCAGCTGTCTTTGGATCACCTCAAATGATCGATGAAAATACTGTAATCGCGGCAACGGCTGATAACCGCACCTTTGCAAACCTCCAAGAAAATCCATATGCCTTGTATACGATCATGGAACCTGGAGATTCAATCACGGAGTGGAAGGGCATCAGGGTTTATATGAAACTTAAAGAGTGTGCGACGTCCGGGGAGTTGCTTGATATGATCCGAAATGAAGCCGCAAAGTTCGTAGGTGAGGAAGGCGCGGAGATGATATATGCTGCACTTACCTTTGAAATCTATGAGGTCAGACCCTTGGTAGATTTAGGACAGGGTTGGGAGAAGTCAATCTGA
- a CDS encoding class I SAM-dependent methyltransferase: MSEIQKKFDEISKKYDQQRKKFIPCFDDFYRVSVSMASVNMENPKILDIGAGTGLLSAFLMERYPDASFTLIDISEKMLDVAKDRFKGNSNVKYIVADYSKYSFVEKYDMVVSALSIHHLEDEEKQKLYKKSYSLLEQNGIIINADQVHGETSFIETLNKKIWKHYVENSGLSEEEILAGYERTKLDKDSTLDQQINWLKEAGFFDVSCIYKFYQFAVMFGRKYIVSGLS; encoded by the coding sequence ATGAGCGAAATTCAAAAAAAGTTTGATGAAATTTCAAAAAAGTATGATCAGCAGAGAAAGAAGTTTATACCTTGTTTCGACGATTTTTATAGAGTATCGGTATCCATGGCATCCGTAAACATGGAAAATCCAAAAATACTGGATATAGGGGCTGGAACAGGACTTTTATCAGCGTTTTTGATGGAAAGATATCCAGATGCCTCATTTACCCTTATTGATATCTCGGAGAAGATGCTGGATGTAGCAAAAGACCGGTTTAAAGGGAACTCAAACGTAAAATATATTGTAGCAGATTATTCAAAGTATTCTTTCGTCGAAAAGTATGATATGGTAGTGTCTGCTCTATCTATCCATCATCTGGAAGATGAGGAGAAACAGAAACTCTATAAAAAAAGTTACTCTCTTCTTGAACAAAACGGGATTATTATTAATGCCGATCAAGTACATGGAGAAACTTCTTTCATAGAAACCCTCAACAAAAAGATCTGGAAACATTATGTCGAGAATAGTGGTTTGTCCGAAGAAGAAATCCTCGCTGGGTATGAAAGAACTAAGCTTGACAAGGATTCAACATTAGATCAACAAATCAACTGGCTTAAAGAAGCAGGATTTTTTGATGTTAGTTGCATATATAAATTCTATCAATTTGCAGTGATGTTTGGGAGAAAATATATAGTTTCGGGCTTATCGTAA
- a CDS encoding EamA family transporter — protein sequence MKNLLYIIVAVCISSLGQILLRRGMSGSGFELSVLDATTIINLIKNFYVMSGLFVYGLSFILWLYVLSRVQVSYAYPFVSLSYPIVMILSNVFLKEPLGKGLWIGVFFILIGTTIIGVTYGRWDS from the coding sequence ATGAAGAATTTACTCTACATAATAGTTGCCGTCTGTATTTCAAGTCTCGGGCAGATTTTATTGAGACGTGGTATGAGCGGATCTGGTTTTGAGTTATCCGTATTAGATGCCACTACAATAATTAATTTGATAAAAAATTTCTATGTGATGAGTGGGCTATTTGTTTACGGATTGAGTTTTATCCTGTGGCTATATGTACTGTCACGCGTGCAGGTGAGCTATGCATACCCATTTGTGAGTTTAAGCTATCCGATCGTGATGATATTAAGTAATGTCTTTTTAAAAGAGCCTTTAGGAAAAGGATTATGGATTGGCGTTTTTTTCATATTAATTGGGACAACTATTATTGGGGTAACATATGGTAGGTGGGACTCATGA
- a CDS encoding PHP domain-containing protein produces the protein MKYDLHVHTSYSKKCGYTNPKNAVKAAVKYGLDGIAITDHDTIKGALQAKEYSPGFFDVIIGSEITTNRGEIIGLFLSEDIKSNKFESVVSEIKNQNGLAVVPHPFDALRKSAFHPEAEDVEILDGIESFNSRCTLKKYNDIAENFANKYNLMKTAGSDAHFPSEIGNAGIITENCDIVDAIRKRDLTVFGRKSSVLNHALTKSLKLMRTI, from the coding sequence GTGAAATACGATTTACATGTGCATACGTCTTACTCAAAAAAATGTGGCTACACAAACCCTAAAAATGCTGTCAAAGCTGCAGTTAAATACGGACTGGATGGTATTGCTATAACAGACCATGATACGATTAAAGGTGCGCTACAAGCTAAAGAATATAGTCCAGGGTTTTTTGATGTGATAATAGGCTCTGAAATAACTACCAATAGAGGTGAAATAATTGGACTATTTCTATCTGAGGATATCAAGAGCAATAAATTTGAATCAGTAGTATCCGAAATCAAAAACCAAAATGGACTCGCTGTTGTCCCACATCCTTTTGATGCATTACGAAAGTCTGCTTTTCATCCAGAAGCAGAAGACGTCGAGATTTTAGATGGCATTGAGAGTTTTAATTCGAGATGTACCTTAAAAAAATATAATGATATTGCTGAAAACTTTGCCAATAAATATAATTTAATGAAAACGGCAGGCAGCGATGCTCATTTTCCATCTGAAATTGGAAATGCAGGAATTATTACTGAGAATTGCGATATCGTAGATGCGATCAGAAAAAGAGACCTCACTGTGTTTGGAAGAAAGTCTTCTGTGTTAAATCATGCACTCACTAAATCCTTAAAATTGATGAGGACGATTTGA
- a CDS encoding decaprenyl-phosphate phosphoribosyltransferase produces the protein MLNEILTSMRPKQWYKNFVLFAGIIFSLNLFNVHMWITLFFSFIIFCMLSGSEYIFNDIMDKERDKIHPIKRNRPIASGKLHVLHAFIFATLMVFSALVGAYLINVQFFVVSLAYFLLIVFYSLFLKHIAIVDVLTISMGFVIRAIAGCFAIKVFVSSWLIICTFLVALFLALGKRRHELMLLENGAISHRKVLNDFSIDLLEKMMTIVTSALIMSYSLYTFLSNNTWMMLTIPIIIYGIFRYIFLVHSKNAGGEPEILFKDIGMLTCIILWVISTVGIIYVKK, from the coding sequence ATGCTTAATGAGATCCTTACGTCAATGCGTCCTAAACAGTGGTACAAGAATTTTGTACTATTTGCAGGGATAATTTTTTCATTAAATTTATTCAATGTCCATATGTGGATTACTTTATTTTTCTCATTCATTATTTTCTGCATGTTGTCTGGATCTGAATATATTTTTAATGATATAATGGATAAAGAAAGAGATAAAATCCATCCTATAAAACGCAACCGTCCCATCGCTTCAGGAAAATTACATGTACTACATGCTTTTATTTTTGCGACACTTATGGTTTTTTCGGCATTAGTGGGAGCATACCTAATAAACGTCCAATTTTTTGTGGTCTCCTTAGCTTATTTTCTATTAATTGTTTTCTACTCATTATTCCTTAAACATATTGCTATTGTTGATGTCCTTACTATTTCCATGGGTTTTGTTATAAGGGCAATTGCAGGCTGTTTTGCAATAAAAGTTTTCGTTTCTTCCTGGTTAATTATATGCACCTTTTTGGTCGCGCTTTTTCTTGCACTTGGCAAAAGAAGGCATGAACTTATGTTATTGGAAAATGGTGCAATTAGCCATCGCAAAGTTCTAAATGATTTTTCAATAGATCTGCTGGAGAAAATGATGACTATAGTTACGAGTGCGTTGATAATGTCTTATTCTCTTTATACATTTCTTTCAAATAATACCTGGATGATGCTGACAATCCCTATAATAATTTACGGGATATTCAGATATATTTTTCTTGTTCATTCTAAAAATGCAGGTGGAGAACCGGAAATTTTGTTTAAGGATATTGGAATGCTAACATGCATAATTTTATGGGTGATTTCAACAGTAGGAATAATTTACGTAAAAAAATGA
- a CDS encoding NAD(P)-dependent malic enzyme, with protein MHSDSGLETDLKKNFEKDLEKNSKITLEKDSGTDLKKHQEKNGDEHTSLYQESLAVHRRLGGVLEVASKVSLQTIHDLSVAYTPGVAEPCRKIIKDPELVYLYTLKRNTIAVVTDGSAVLGLGNIGPYAALPVMEGKAIIFKEFAGIDAFPICLDTQETEEVIKAVKHLAPAFGGINLEDISAPRCFEIESRLREELDLPVMHDDQHGTAIVVFAGLLNALKIVNKKLNELHIVISGLGAAGVAIFRFLVRAGANPSRILVCDIKGLVYEGRKNGMNPVKEEVARLTNPEKLKGRLENAFQGADLFIGVSVGGIVSEEMVQSMAKDAIVMAMANPLPEIMPDTAKRAGARVVATGRSDFPNQLNNCLSFPGVFKGALSTCARKITPEMEMAAARALAEVVTINELSEDHIIPDPLDRRVVPAVAKAVASASLESCVARKSHEDRV; from the coding sequence ATGCACTCAGACTCAGGGCTGGAAACTGATCTGAAAAAGAACTTTGAAAAAGATCTGGAAAAAAATTCCAAAATAACTCTGGAAAAGGATTCAGGAACGGATCTGAAAAAACACCAGGAAAAAAATGGTGATGAACACACATCCTTATATCAGGAATCACTTGCTGTGCACCGACGGCTTGGGGGTGTGCTGGAGGTTGCCAGTAAAGTTAGCCTTCAAACTATACACGATCTCAGTGTCGCCTACACACCAGGAGTTGCCGAGCCGTGCAGGAAGATAATCAAGGACCCGGAACTTGTCTACCTCTATACCCTGAAGAGAAATACTATTGCTGTTGTCACTGACGGATCGGCAGTTTTGGGGCTCGGGAATATAGGACCTTATGCTGCGCTGCCTGTTATGGAGGGAAAGGCAATAATTTTCAAAGAATTTGCAGGCATTGATGCTTTTCCGATCTGCCTGGACACACAGGAAACCGAAGAAGTAATAAAAGCGGTAAAGCATCTGGCTCCCGCATTTGGGGGCATTAACCTTGAAGACATCAGTGCTCCTCGTTGCTTTGAAATCGAGAGTAGGCTGCGTGAAGAACTCGATCTGCCAGTTATGCACGATGACCAGCATGGGACAGCCATTGTAGTTTTTGCCGGACTTCTCAATGCCCTTAAAATTGTGAATAAAAAGTTAAATGAACTACATATAGTGATTTCAGGACTGGGAGCTGCAGGAGTAGCAATTTTCCGTTTTCTGGTTCGGGCAGGAGCAAACCCGTCAAGGATTCTTGTCTGTGACATTAAAGGACTCGTGTATGAGGGCCGGAAAAACGGTATGAACCCAGTAAAAGAAGAAGTTGCCAGGCTCACAAATCCTGAAAAATTGAAAGGAAGGCTTGAAAATGCTTTTCAGGGTGCTGACCTTTTTATCGGAGTCTCTGTGGGGGGCATAGTCAGTGAGGAAATGGTTCAATCCATGGCAAAAGATGCAATTGTAATGGCTATGGCAAACCCTCTACCTGAGATAATGCCTGATACCGCAAAGCGAGCAGGAGCAAGGGTTGTTGCTACGGGCAGGTCGGATTTTCCAAACCAGCTTAATAACTGCTTGAGCTTTCCTGGGGTTTTCAAAGGAGCTCTCAGCACCTGTGCAAGGAAAATAACACCTGAGATGGAAATGGCTGCAGCCCGTGCGCTTGCTGAGGTTGTAACGATCAACGAACTTTCTGAAGATCACATAATTCCTGATCCCCTTGACAGGCGTGTAGTGCCTGCGGTTGCAAAAGCTGTTGCAAGTGCATCACTTGAGAGCTGTGTTGCAAGGAAGAGCCACGAAGACAGGGTTTGA
- a CDS encoding Mov34/MPN/PAD-1 family protein: MQIKGIARDTLNFILEASKSMAPQEFAGLLQEKDGIITEVLILPGTESSDSNAVLRLYMMPNIKAAGSVHSHPGPNRSPSQADLRLFSKTGNCHIIVGHPYNSQSWTCYNREGEVNDLPVLDVEFEDYEDI; this comes from the coding sequence ATGCAAATTAAAGGAATAGCTCGTGATACTCTTAATTTTATCCTGGAGGCTAGTAAATCCATGGCTCCCCAGGAATTTGCCGGACTTTTGCAGGAAAAAGATGGCATTATCACTGAAGTTCTTATATTACCTGGCACGGAATCCAGTGATTCAAATGCTGTTCTCAGACTCTATATGATGCCGAACATTAAAGCCGCAGGTTCAGTCCACAGCCATCCAGGCCCGAACCGCAGCCCTTCACAGGCTGACCTGCGTCTTTTTTCGAAAACAGGCAACTGCCATATTATAGTTGGCCACCCCTATAATAGTCAAAGCTGGACATGTTATAATAGGGAAGGAGAAGTAAACGATCTTCCCGTGCTTGATGTTGAATTCGAGGACTACGAAGATATTTGA
- a CDS encoding KEOPS complex subunit Pcc1 gives MKLFAEFTFETETAETIYRALLPELDDNFSQRSAIDLSLEDANKLVLRVEAKDVVSLRSALNTWFRLIQIAQEVLETTYEVSC, from the coding sequence TTGAAACTTTTCGCAGAATTTACTTTTGAAACTGAAACTGCAGAAACGATCTATAGGGCTCTCCTGCCCGAACTCGATGACAATTTTTCACAACGGTCTGCAATAGACCTGTCCCTTGAAGATGCAAATAAGCTGGTACTCCGCGTAGAAGCTAAAGATGTGGTTTCTCTGCGTTCAGCACTGAATACCTGGTTCAGGCTTATCCAGATTGCCCAGGAAGTCCTTGAAACCACTTATGAAGTCAGTTGTTAG
- a CDS encoding rRNA maturation protein, protein MLVTSSRKPSARTRSLCKLLSRFIVGRCIPRGKMGMQELLEFEEGGSLIVIGEYHGNPGELSFYDEAGKLLFSLRFTDWYSKELDSYWFSDIEPRLTGQGDIVDSFESFFHFLRVESDKIDRLSPSSTLIVIGEKDIEFMGSGKSLFKFNLRGFKKY, encoded by the coding sequence ATGCTGGTCACTTCTTCTCGAAAACCTTCTGCAAGAACTAGGTCACTTTGCAAGTTGCTCTCGCGGTTTATAGTTGGCAGGTGTATTCCACGCGGAAAAATGGGCATGCAGGAACTTCTGGAGTTTGAGGAGGGCGGTTCTCTCATAGTCATAGGAGAGTACCATGGAAATCCCGGGGAACTCAGCTTTTACGACGAAGCCGGAAAGCTCCTTTTTTCACTCAGATTTACGGACTGGTACTCCAAGGAGCTAGATTCTTACTGGTTTTCCGATATCGAGCCCAGGCTTACAGGTCAGGGAGATATTGTGGACTCCTTTGAGTCTTTTTTCCATTTTTTAAGGGTCGAAAGCGATAAAATTGATCGACTTTCTCCCAGTTCCACATTAATAGTGATTGGAGAAAAGGATATCGAGTTTATGGGTAGTGGCAAGTCCCTTTTTAAGTTTAATCTCCGGGGTTTTAAAAAGTATTGA
- a CDS encoding DNA-directed RNA polymerase subunit P, translating into MGYKCTRCKQKVEIDYEYTGIRCPYCGHRILVKERPTTIKRIKAE; encoded by the coding sequence ATGGGTTATAAATGCACTCGATGTAAACAGAAAGTGGAAATCGACTATGAGTACACAGGTATAAGGTGTCCATACTGTGGACACAGGATCCTGGTAAAAGAGCGTCCTACAACCATTAAACGCATTAAGGCCGAGTAA
- a CDS encoding 50S ribosomal protein L37ae, producing the protein MAKKFTKKGRVSRSAGRFGARYGRKDRKLVADLEERMRAPHVCTKCARPTVKRIGTGIWKCSKCGHTFAGGTYIPYTSVGQTLLRTMKNVAEAK; encoded by the coding sequence ATGGCAAAAAAGTTCACTAAGAAAGGAAGGGTTTCCAGGTCAGCAGGCAGATTCGGTGCCAGATACGGAAGAAAGGACAGAAAGCTTGTTGCAGACCTGGAAGAACGCATGCGAGCTCCGCATGTGTGTACAAAATGTGCCAGGCCTACCGTGAAGAGAATCGGGACCGGCATATGGAAATGCAGTAAGTGTGGACACACTTTTGCTGGCGGAACTTATATTCCTTATACCAGCGTCGGTCAGACTCTGCTGCGTACGATGAAGAATGTTGCTGAGGCAAAGTAA
- the rrp42 gene encoding exosome complex protein Rrp42, whose translation MKTMSEVIATLKKDYIYNLMIKGKRQDGRGFKNFRDIKLETNVISKAEGSAKVTLGATQVLVGVKLQPGTPFQDSHDEGVIITNLELNPIASPEFEPGPPREEAIEMARVVDRGIRESGAIDIKKLCISVGESVWIIYIDIHVLNDNGNVIDASCLAAIAALMTTIVPNEQHGIGADVPLAMKEMPVGVTLAKIGSKLMVDPSRDEEAVCETKLTVVSSSDGSVAGMQKMGSVPFTEAEVLEAIDIACEKAAELRKLYLEELV comes from the coding sequence GTGAAAACGATGAGTGAAGTTATTGCTACGCTTAAGAAGGACTATATTTACAACCTTATGATTAAGGGAAAGCGCCAGGATGGGCGTGGATTTAAAAATTTCAGAGATATCAAGCTTGAAACGAATGTTATCTCGAAAGCCGAGGGCTCGGCAAAGGTAACCTTGGGAGCTACCCAGGTTCTTGTAGGAGTTAAACTTCAGCCAGGGACTCCTTTTCAGGATTCTCATGACGAAGGCGTAATTATTACTAATCTGGAACTCAACCCTATTGCTTCCCCAGAGTTTGAGCCAGGTCCACCCAGAGAAGAAGCAATTGAAATGGCAAGGGTTGTAGACAGGGGAATTCGGGAATCAGGCGCAATTGATATAAAGAAGCTTTGCATAAGCGTTGGAGAATCTGTCTGGATCATCTATATAGATATCCATGTCCTCAATGATAACGGGAATGTCATTGATGCATCCTGTCTTGCTGCTATTGCGGCCCTTATGACTACAATTGTCCCTAACGAGCAGCATGGAATCGGTGCGGATGTGCCCCTTGCAATGAAAGAGATGCCTGTGGGCGTAACTCTTGCCAAGATCGGCTCAAAGCTGATGGTGGACCCGTCACGGGACGAGGAAGCGGTTTGTGAGACTAAATTAACGGTGGTCTCAAGTTCGGATGGATCTGTCGCAGGTATGCAAAAAATGGGCTCTGTTCCGTTCACCGAGGCTGAGGTGCTGGAAGCAATAGATATAGCATGCGAAAAGGCAGCCGAACTCAGGAAACTTTACCTGGAAGAACTGGTATAA
- the rrp41 gene encoding exosome complex exonuclease Rrp41 has product MSDKPEKLITDDGLRLDGRHADEIRPMKIEIGVLSRADGSCYLEWGRNKILVGVFGPREVHPRRSQRADTAVIRYKYNMASFSTEDRARPGPSRRSIEISKVSREAFEPVIMAELFPKTAIDIFVEILQADAGTRTAAINASSIALADAGIPMKGLVTSCAFGKVDGQIVLDLNKDEDNYGEADFPVAMTQDGEITLLQMDGNLTPDEIRKGFELVKKGCKEILEIQQAVLRKKFETPVEETESEAAEEAEETELEVVETEPSLEYAPEAAVVEEVIEETEESEEGISEETAEACAVNKEAPECEELETVIKDAEAEVVEGEAVEKVVEAEIEEEAEEEAFEDKADFESSFEASFENVSEPEKLEELQLEETVSGKETEIEPEIEEFAEEKAQPEAEPQLEEKVEVEEEPQLEQETQLEEEPQLEEKAEVEEEPQLEQEVQPEEAGIEEAASEEAFESGPEIESEAESRKEAPAEQAVEEPEEECKGPWKVVKDPSESGSRGENDE; this is encoded by the coding sequence ATGAGTGATAAACCTGAAAAATTAATCACTGACGATGGGCTGCGCCTTGACGGGAGGCATGCGGATGAGATCAGGCCCATGAAAATCGAGATCGGCGTTCTTTCACGAGCCGACGGTTCATGTTATCTTGAATGGGGAAGGAATAAGATCCTCGTAGGCGTGTTTGGCCCAAGAGAAGTTCACCCCCGTCGTTCACAGCGCGCAGATACTGCAGTTATCCGTTACAAATACAATATGGCTTCTTTTTCCACTGAAGACCGCGCCAGACCCGGACCCAGCAGACGGAGCATTGAAATTTCAAAAGTTTCCAGGGAAGCTTTTGAACCGGTGATTATGGCAGAGCTTTTCCCTAAAACTGCAATCGATATTTTTGTGGAAATACTTCAAGCTGATGCAGGGACAAGGACAGCAGCAATTAATGCTTCAAGCATAGCGCTTGCAGATGCAGGCATCCCTATGAAAGGTCTTGTTACTTCCTGTGCTTTTGGAAAAGTTGACGGGCAAATAGTGCTTGACCTCAACAAGGATGAGGATAATTATGGTGAGGCCGATTTCCCTGTTGCAATGACCCAGGATGGAGAAATTACCCTGCTCCAGATGGACGGGAATCTAACTCCTGATGAAATTCGAAAAGGCTTCGAGCTTGTTAAGAAAGGCTGCAAAGAAATCCTTGAAATTCAGCAGGCAGTGTTGAGAAAGAAGTTTGAGACTCCTGTGGAAGAGACTGAGTCCGAAGCCGCTGAAGAGGCTGAAGAGACTGAACTCGAAGTTGTGGAAACGGAACCTTCTCTTGAATATGCTCCCGAAGCAGCAGTTGTAGAAGAGGTTATTGAGGAAACTGAAGAGTCTGAGGAAGGTATATCTGAAGAAACTGCTGAAGCCTGTGCTGTTAATAAAGAGGCTCCAGAGTGCGAGGAGTTAGAAACAGTCATTAAAGATGCTGAGGCTGAAGTAGTAGAAGGGGAAGCTGTAGAAAAAGTAGTTGAAGCAGAAATTGAAGAAGAAGCTGAAGAAGAGGCATTTGAAGACAAAGCTGATTTTGAATCTTCTTTCGAGGCTTCTTTTGAGAACGTTTCCGAACCTGAGAAGCTTGAAGAACTTCAACTTGAAGAAACCGTTTCTGGGAAAGAAACAGAAATCGAGCCCGAAATTGAGGAATTCGCTGAAGAGAAGGCTCAGCCTGAAGCAGAACCGCAGCTTGAAGAGAAGGTAGAGGTTGAAGAAGAACCTCAGCTTGAACAGGAAACCCAGCTTGAAGAAGAACCTCAACTTGAAGAGAAGGCAGAGGTTGAAGAAGAACCTCAGCTTGAACAGGAAGTGCAGCCTGAAGAAGCCGGGATTGAAGAAGCTGCTTCAGAAGAAGCTTTTGAGTCCGGGCCAGAGATAGAGTCCGAAGCCGAGTCCAGGAAAGAGGCTCCTGCCGAGCAAGCCGTAGAAGAGCCTGAAGAAGAATGCAAAGGTCCCTGGAAGGTAGTAAAAGACCCTTCTGAATCCGGAAGCAGAGGTGAAAACGATGAGTGA
- the rrp4 gene encoding exosome complex RNA-binding protein Rrp4, with translation MDKKIVIPGDLISENSKKAGYGTYVKNDKIYSLFCGIENLKEDKVGVIPLAGVYIPSANDVVIGIVIVVTPSNWIMDIASPYDGLFHVSEYPRRIESREMHEVLDVGDSIILRVKDVDNSMKVELALRDSSFHKLKTGQIVEVEPVKVPRVIGHGGSMISMLKKETNCSIFVGQNGRIWIDGKDDDVELLSKALRKIEAEAQRSGLTDRIYNFLKNERSKQKESKSAKFFKSGTKEVKLPKEDHSEEIYRKIDVLLDPNN, from the coding sequence ATGGATAAAAAAATAGTGATCCCTGGTGACCTGATATCTGAGAATTCGAAAAAAGCCGGATACGGGACTTATGTCAAGAACGACAAGATCTATTCTTTATTTTGTGGCATTGAAAATCTCAAAGAAGATAAAGTTGGAGTGATCCCTCTTGCGGGAGTTTATATCCCTTCCGCAAATGATGTGGTGATCGGGATCGTTATTGTGGTTACGCCATCCAACTGGATAATGGACATTGCTTCTCCTTATGACGGCCTGTTCCATGTGTCTGAGTATCCCAGAAGAATAGAATCCCGGGAGATGCATGAAGTTCTGGATGTAGGCGACTCTATAATCCTTAGAGTAAAAGATGTAGACAATTCCATGAAAGTTGAGCTTGCCCTTAGAGATTCGAGCTTCCATAAACTGAAAACAGGCCAGATCGTCGAAGTTGAGCCTGTGAAAGTCCCACGTGTGATAGGACACGGCGGATCCATGATCTCAATGCTTAAGAAAGAAACAAACTGCAGCATTTTCGTGGGCCAGAACGGCAGAATATGGATCGATGGAAAGGATGACGATGTGGAACTTTTAAGTAAGGCTCTCCGGAAGATCGAAGCCGAGGCTCAACGTTCCGGATTGACAGACAGGATCTATAACTTTTTGAAAAATGAGCGGAGCAAGCAGAAAGAGTCAAAGTCCGCCAAGTTTTTTAAAAGTGGTACGAAAGAGGTAAAGTTGCCAAAAGAAGATCATTCCGAAGAGATTTACAGGAAGATCGATGTGTTACTGGATCCAAATAACTGA
- a CDS encoding ribosome assembly factor SBDS, giving the protein MVSLDEAVTARLKRGSKHFEVLVEPEGALAYKRGEDVNLEDILAVETIFEDANRGDRAAESDILNSFETTDPFKIAAVILKSGELQLTAEQRKRMLEEKKKKVIYTISRNAINPQTKAPHPPARIEKAMEEAKVHIDPLKSVDQLVKITMKAIRPLIPIRFEEVNIAVKIPPEYAPKAYGDISKIGSITKEEWQRDGSWIAVVRIPAGVQTDLYALINHLTKGEAQTKLL; this is encoded by the coding sequence ATGGTGTCCCTGGACGAGGCAGTGACTGCGCGGCTTAAGAGAGGCAGCAAACACTTCGAAGTCCTGGTCGAGCCCGAAGGAGCTCTGGCCTATAAGCGAGGAGAAGACGTAAACCTTGAAGATATTCTGGCGGTTGAAACTATCTTCGAAGACGCAAACCGAGGGGACCGAGCAGCAGAGTCCGATATTCTCAATTCTTTTGAGACAACGGATCCCTTCAAGATTGCTGCCGTGATCCTGAAAAGTGGGGAGCTTCAGCTCACTGCTGAACAGAGAAAACGCATGCTTGAGGAAAAAAAGAAAAAAGTTATTTATACCATTTCCAGGAATGCAATAAATCCCCAGACAAAAGCACCTCATCCTCCCGCAAGGATCGAAAAGGCGATGGAAGAGGCAAAGGTGCACATAGACCCCTTAAAAAGTGTGGATCAGCTGGTCAAAATCACAATGAAAGCCATTCGCCCGCTTATACCTATACGCTTTGAAGAGGTCAATATTGCTGTGAAAATCCCTCCCGAATATGCTCCCAAAGCATACGGAGATATTTCCAAGATAGGAAGCATTACGAAAGAAGAATGGCAGCGTGATGGCTCCTGGATTGCGGTGGTAAGAATCCCGGCAGGAGTACAGACTGATCTTTACGCTCTTATAAATCATCTTACGAAGGGAGAGGCTCAAACTAAACTTTTATAA